Proteins encoded in a region of the Anopheles aquasalis chromosome 2, idAnoAquaMG_Q_19, whole genome shotgun sequence genome:
- the LOC126573333 gene encoding collagen alpha-3(IV) chain: MIRPTVPMLLGGLGTKDTSRMAHAGLGLALLLLTQLHLLHPSAAATCNQTVCDCDGLKGTPGQIGPHGVPGMGGDPGDVGFDGPYGPRGEPGNPGEVGTTGPKGYRGDVGERGPMGAFGYGGLPGEPGFRGPYGIDGCNGTDGAMGSPGYPGPPGPRGPQGPPGAQGYRGDSGEGGINSKGTKGEKGVGGIPGQPGMRGFAGERGPRGYDGIPGAPGEDGRYGLKGDQGEPGPTFCPGEPGEPGAPFYSLYAKNGTVNIGVKGQPGVPGADGLPGPHGMKGDSGMQGERGPKGFKGEEGAIGDRGKQGKEGPPGATGEKGEKGAPGYAGRDGEDGDKGLMGDDGVPGRPGQQGPPGAKGEYRPELAPIVIGPQGPQGDIGPPGRPGMAGIPGMKGRRGPMGPAGPPGDPGLDGARGKMGISIHGQRGDDGESGPRGLIGARGMPGNTGPKGQHGFPGRNIQGPSGEPGTPGLNGEYGQSGDQGDDGEPGDKGLPGIGYNITGPPGPAGFPGRAGPPGDLGFDGYAGQKGDKGFRGDDCGTCPPGPKGGKGDAGDIGQPGLDGFDGRRGLPGPRGIKGIYGKSGVRGEKGRKGESGDSGEAGRPGEPGPPGRLIDSLSQRRADSGDDGTFGPRGEQGETGAPGDIGPMGYDGRSGEPGEYGDDGEPGRPGDDGLPGMSGRDGLPGRDAVVNQYNEWSIRGVPGAPGDPGPKGERGDQGDRGEAGAMSEMDFLIIGDKGVIGEPGDAGPKGEKGYKGEIGFVGLRGLDGPPGLQGISIQGPEGFKGYYGIIGDHGLPGLPGDDGIPGPDGIPGLQGLRGQRGDPGRPILMGEKGVEGEGGFYGEIGDKGFKGPDGIRGPNGVPGVKGEVGEPGLYGTPGLRGNKGQMGDIVYGDRGAPGAPGRDGRPAAFGDKGARGAPGPEGLQGPKGETGSIGRDGLPGLAGEDGLPGERGFPGRMGDMGEEGETGDRGPQGDIGYPGLTGARGLPGFRGPKGLFGDPGDMGLPGRDGALGRKGERGEIGDTGPPGVKGGASFSGMKGEVGEPGRRGPPGYNAAPGRMGRKGEEGDAGLLIEGRQGIKGQKGAPGYNGLPGRPGFKGERGDEGAFGQKGIAGDKGRDGYPGIAGRPGRVGPRGPVGALGTSGQRGETGEPGVDGPPGFVGEKGLRGDIGLVGYSGQPGQRGDPGFPGMPGNVISKLAQKGEQGDAAPEGPEGDQGPTGLKGQRGYPGRKGNQGPAGYPGMVGIEGHDGPKGQRGEPGIKGQPGDLYEKPERGDAGDAGYDGFAGRPGITGQKGAPGDYGDNGPIGMVGLPGFVNGALKGSKGDVGFEGPPGLDGLPGLPGVEGQPGPVGIRGLPGSIGPIMPGFRGDPGEDGLPGLEGMPGPLGFPGDRGSPGLPGLRGIVGPRGEVGDVGEEGFHGRIGVKGVKGEMGDLPSLINWRPTQPGDRGLPGNRGMPGDEGDIGPPGYPGLRGPKGLPGPTGEEGPPGQPGIKGERGVTGAPGINGLDGLPGLPGIPGDDAAPRPPPNNLGYLFTRHSQKVAIPECPINTFKLWDGYSLSSVIASSRSIGQDLGMAGSCLRRFSTMPFMFCDINNVCNYAANNDDTIWLATAEPMPMSMAPIPADEVERYISRCSVCESNTRVMALHSQSMSIPDCPAGWEELWLGYSYVMHTSDNSGGYGQDFVSPGSCLEEFRPQPVIECHGHGTCNFYDGISSFWLTIIDEAMQFNRPQQQTLKAHQTSKVSRCIVCRRKPSIMPTLDGGASISASALRSPPTDTVARPQYPQARYNGNGARRPGTGRVLPGRGRPRNRNPQPQQQG, encoded by the exons ACTTGCAATCAGACGGTGTGTGATTGTGATGGACTTAAAGGCACTCCCGGGCAGATTGGACCACATGGCGTACCTGGGATGGGCGGTGATCCAGGAGACGTAGGATTCGATGGACCGTATGGCCCCCGTGGCGAACCGGGGAATCCTGGAGAAGTGGGCACGACCGGTCCGAAGGGCTATCGC GGGGACGTAGGAGAACGAGGCCCGATGGGAGCGTTCGGTTATGGTGGGCTTCCCGGTGAGCCAGGCTTCCGTGGTCCGTACGGTATCGATGGCTGCAACGGTACGGACGGAGCGATGGGTTCCCCCGGATATCCTGGGCCACCCGGTCCAAGAGGTCCGCAGGGACCACCGGGGGCGCAAGGATATCGGGGAGATTCCGGCGAAGGTGGTATCAACTCGAAGGGAACCAAAGGAGAGAAAGGAGTGGGCGGAATTCCGGGTCAGCCCGGTATGCGTGGGTTCGCTGGTGAGCGAGGTCCTCGCGGATACGATGGCATTCCCGGTGCGCCAGGAGAAGATGGCCGGTATGGTTTGAAGGGAGACCAGGGCGAACCAGGCCCGACGTTTTGCCCCGGGGAGCCAGGCGAACCAGGTGCTCCATTCTACTCGCTGTACGCCAAAAACGGAACAGTCAACATCGGTGTGAAGGGCCAACCAGGGGTGCCTGGTGCCGACGGACTGCCTGGACCTCACGGGATGAAGGGAGATTCCGGTATGCAAGGTGAACGAGGTCCGAAAGGATTCAAGGGCGAGGAAGGGGCCATCGGAGATCGTGGAAAGCAGGGGAAGGAAGGTCCACCCGGAGCGACCggagaaaaaggcgaaaaaggaGCGCCAGGGTATGCCGGGCGTGATGGCGAGGACGGTGATAAAGGGCTGATGGGAGATGACGGGGTGCCAGGGCGACCAGGACAACAAGGACCACCGGGGGCGAAGGGCGAGTACCGACCGGAACTGGCACCGATCGTGATTGGACCGCAAGGACCTCAAGGCGATATTGGACCGCCGGGAAGACCAGGAATGGCCGGAATACCCGGTATGAAGGGACGCCGTGGACCGATGGGACCAGCGGGGCCACCGGGAGATCCTGGACTGGATGGAGCACGCGGCAAGATGGGCATCTCGATCCATGGCCAACGTGGTGACGACGGTGAAAGTGGTCCACGAGGTTTGATCGGAGCGCGTGGAATGCCTGGCAATACGGGTCCGAAAGGCCAACACGGTTTCCCGGGGCGCAACATCCAAGGACCGAGCGGAGAACCAGGAACTCCCGGACTGAACGGAGAGTACGGCCAGAGCGGAGATCAAGGCGACGATGGAGAACCAGGTGATAAAGGATTGCCGGGGATTGGTTACAACATCACTGGCCCACCCGGTCCAGCGGGTTTCCCAGGCCGTGCAGGCCCACCCGGAGACTTGGGTTTCGATGGGTACGCCGGCCAGAAAGGAGACAAAGGATTCCGCGGCGATGACTGTGGCACATGTCCTCCCGGGCCGAAAGGAGGGAAAGGAGATGCTGGGGATATCGGGCAACCCGGACTGGATGGGTTCGATGGACGCCGAGGGCTACCAGGACCACGTGGCATCAAGGGCATCTACGGAAAGTCGGGAGTGCGCGGTGAAAAGGGCCGTAAAG GTGAAAGCGGAGACTCTGGTGAGGCCGGAAGACCGGGAGAACCGGGACCGCCTGGAAGGTTGATCGATAGTCTTAGCCAGCGGCGGGCCGATTCTGGGGATGACGGCACCTTTGGGCCACGCGGCGAGCAAGGAGAAACGGGGGCTCCTGGAGATATCGGGCCGATGGGTTACGATGGAAGATCCGGTGAACCGGGAGAGTACGGAGATGATGGTGAACCGGGGCGTCCCGGAGATGACGGCCTACCCGGAATGTCTGGGCGTGATGGATTACCTGGTCGCGATGCCGTCGTCAATCAGTACAACGAATGGTCCATTCGCGGTGTACCCGGAGCTCCTGGTGATCC TGGACCGAAGGGAGAGCGTGGAGACCAGGGCGATCGTGGTGAGGCCGGTGCGATGTCGGAAATGGATTTCCTGATCATTGGTGATAAGGGAGTGATCGGAGAGCCAGGTGATGCCGGCCCGAAAGGCGAGAAGGGATACAAGGGCGAAATTGGATTCGTAGGATTGCGCGGACTTGATGGACCACCCGGTCTCCAGGGCATCAGTATCCAAGGACCAGAAGGATTCAAGGGCTACTACGGTATCATCGGAGACCACGGGTTGCCCGGTTTGCCCGGAGACGATGGGATTCCCGGTCCGGACGGGATTCCGGGACTGCAAGGCTTACGCGGCCAACGTGGTGACCCCGGCAGGCCAATACTGATGGGAGAGAAGGGAGTAGAAGGGGAAGGAGGCTTCTACGGGGAAATCGGTGATAAAGGATTCAAAGGACCGGATGGGATTCGTGGACCGAACGGTGTGCCTGGTGTGAAGGGAGAAGTGGGGGAACCAGGACTCTACGGAACACCTGGGCTGCGTGGCAACAAGGGGCAGATGGGAGACATCGTTTACGGCGATCGAGGCGCCCCGGGTGCTCCTGGGCGTGACGGAAGACCAGCGGCTTTCGGAGATAAAGGAGCGCGCGGTGCACCCGGCCCCGAAGGACTCCAGGGGCCGAAGGGTGAGACAGGGAGCATTGGCCGCGATGGATTGCCGGGGCTGGCCGGTGAAGATGGCTTGCCCGGTGAGCGTGGTTTCCCAGGGAGGATGGGAGATAtgggagaggaaggagaaaCGGGGGATCGAGGTCCCCAAGGCGACATCGGTTACCCTGGGCTGACCGGTGCACGTGGACTGCCTGGATTCCGTGGGCCAAAGGGATTGTTTGGAGATCCCGGCGATATGGGACTCCCTGGGCGAGACGGGGCACTGGGCAGGaaaggagaacgaggagaaaTCGGCGATACTGGACCACCAGGAGTTAAGGGTGGTGCATCGTTCAGCGGAATGAAGGGAGAAGTCGGTGAACCGGGGAGACGTGGTCCACCAGGTTACAACGCGGCACCCGGCAGAATGGGacgaaaaggagaagaaggagatgcAGGATTGCTGATCGAAGGACGCCAAGGCATCAAGGGACAGAAAGGAGCACCCGGATACAACGGACTCCCAGGCCGACCAGGCTTCAAGGGGGAACGCGGCGATGAAGGGGCGTTCGGACAAAAAG GTATTGCCGGTGATAAGGGCCGCGATGGGTATCCTGGAATCGCGGGCCGTCCAGGACGCGTTGGACCACGTGGACCAGTGGGGGCGCTTGGTACCTCAGGCCAGCGAGGGGAAACCGGAGAGCCGGGAGTTGATGGACCGCCAGGATTCGTGGGCGAGAAAGGCCTCCGTGGAGATATCGGGCTGGTCGGATACAGTGGCCAACCGGGGCAACGTGGAGATCCTGGATTCCCTGGCATGCCCGGAAACGTGATTTCAAAGCTGGCTCAGAAAGGAGAGCAAGGCGATGCCGCTCCGGAAGGTCCCGAAGGAGATCAGGGGCCAACAGGGCTGAAAGGGCAACGTGGATATCCCGGAAGAAAGGGTAATCAAGGACCAGCCGGATATCCAGGAATGGTCGGTATCGAGGGACACGATGGCCCGAAGGGGCAGCGCGGTGAACCAGGCATCAAAGGACAACCAGGAGATCTGTACGAGAAGCCGGAACGAGGTGATGCCGGAGATGCTGGGTATGACGGATTCGCCGGACGTCCTGGGATCACTGGGCAAAAGGGAGCCCCTGGAGATTACGGTGATAACGGGCCTATCGGAATGGTCGGTCTGCCAGGCTTCGTCAACGGTGCGCTGAAAGGTAGCAAGGGAGACGTCGGCTTCGAAGGACCGCCCGGACTTGATGGGCTGCCAGGATTGCCCGGGGTCGAAGGTCAACCTGGGCCGGTCGGAATACGAGGATTGCCAGGTAGCATCGGCCCCATCATGCCTGGTTTCCGCGGAGATCCTGGCGAGGACGGATTGCCAGGGCTGGAGGGGATGCCAGGTCCTCTCGGATTCCCCGGAGATCGTGGGAGCCCCGGACTGCCAGGCCTTCGAGGGATCGTAGGGCCACGGGGAGAAGTTGGAGATGTCGGTGAAGAAGGCTTCCACGGAAGGATCGGTGTGAAGGGGGTAAAAGGGGAGATGGGAGATCTGCCATCTCTTATCAACTGGCGACCAACGCAACCGGGTGACCGCGGCCTTCCCGGAAACCGAGGAATGCCCGGCGATGAAGGGGATATCGGTCCACCAGGATACCCGGGGCTTCGTGGTCCAAAGGGGTTGCCTGGGCCGACCGGGGAAGAAGGACCTCCAGGGCAACCAGGTATCAAAGGAGAACGCGGCGTTACCGGTGCCCCCGGAATTAACGGCCTCGATGGACTACCGGGCTTGCCGGGAATACCTGGCGATGATGCAGCACCACGACCGCCACCGAACAATCTCGGATACCTGTTCACGCGCCACTCGCAGAAGGTGGCCATTCCCGAGTGCCCGATCAACACGTTCAAGCTGTGGGACGGATACTCGCTCTCGAGCGTGATCGCCAGTAGTCGCTCGATTGGACAGGATCTTGGAATGGCCGGCTCATGCTTACGGCGCTTCAGCACGATGCCGTTCATGTTCTGTGATATCAACAACGTCTGCAACTACGCCGCGAACAATGATGACACGATCTGGCTGGCTACTGCCGAGCCCATGCCCATGTCGATGGCCCCTATCCCAGCGGACGAGGTCGAGCGTTACATCTCGCGCTGCAGCGTTTGTGAGTCGAACACGCGCGTCATGGCACTCCACAGCCAGTCCATGTCGATACCAGACTGTCCAGCAGGATGGGAGGAGCTGTGGCTTGGCTATAGCTACGTAATG CACACGTCCGACAACTCCGGTGGCTATGGGCAGGACTTTGTGTCGCCTGGTTCGTGTTTGGAGGAATTCCGGCCACAGCCAGTCATCGAGTGTCACGGTCATGGTACGTGCAACTTCTACGACGGTATTTCCTCCTTCTGGTTGACCATCATCGATGAGGCGATGCAGTTCAATCgaccacagcagcaaacgcTCAAAGCCCACCAGACAAGCAAAGTGAGCCG GTGCATTGTCTGTCGACGAAAGCCCAGCATCATGCCGACGCTTGATGGCGGCGCTTCGATTAGTGCTTCCGCGCTGCGCAGTCCACCGACGGATACCGTGGCCAGACCGCAGTACCCACAGGCGCGGTACAATGGGAATGGTGCCAGGCGACCCGGTACGGGACGGGTGCTGCCTGGACGGGGACGGCCGCGTAACCGCAAcccacaaccacagcaacagggTTAG
- the LOC126569454 gene encoding thioredoxin reductase-like selenoprotein T homolog CG3887 — protein MIGSMVRKHFKLLAAVCLISVLAGLAPVDPVSAEKEIPMTKFSQNMGGGATLTFLYCYSCGYRKAFDDYFNIIHEKYPEITIRGGNYDPSGFNMVLSKVLLVTKLLLIIALMSNYDLGRYIGNPFAGWWRWCFNNKLYASMMIFFLGNTLEAQLISSGAFEITLNDVPVWSKLETGRFPAPQEVFQIIDNHLLFSNKIEPKPDFVK, from the exons ATGATAGGCTCGATGGTGCGGAAACACTTTAAGCTGCTGGCCGCAGTGTGCCTGATTTCGGTGCTGGCCGGTCTCGCGCCGGTAGATCCGGTGAGTGCGGAGAAGGAAATCCCGATGACAAAATTTAGCCAAAACATGGGAGGTGGTGCGACCCTCACATTCCTATACTG TTACTCATGTGGCTACCGgaaggcgttcgatgattacTTCAACATCATCCACGAGAAGTACCCGGAAATAACGATCCGCGGTGGAAACTACGATCCttccggcttcaacatggtgCTGTCGAAGGTGCTGCTAGTCAcgaagctgctgcttatcATTGCCCTCATGTCCAACTATGACCTCGGCCGGTACATCGGCAATCCGTTCGCcggctggtggcgctggtgcttcAACAACAAGCTGTACGCGTCCATGATGATCTTCTTCCTTGGCAACACGCTGGAAGCGCAG CTCATCTCGTCCGGGGCCTTCGAGATAACGCTCAACGATGTGCCGGTGTGGTCGAAACTAGAAACCGGCCGGTTTCCGGCCCCACAGGAAGTGTTCCAAATCATCGACAATCACCTGCTGTTCTCGAACAAGATCGAACCGAAGCCGGACTTTGTGAAGTAA
- the LOC126569453 gene encoding SPRY domain-containing SOCS box protein 3, translated as MSTRPLSPRSVSSRVRSSRCTLLFTSSMSSVHAFEQHPNDALMTINENRNAAAVGGAGNGNHGHDTSDTSSTSSSSSSSSSSGSESGTFEQYTGTGSGAGVGGGSPSSVASHGHQQRNSMDQSADSSTLEQVNNNAAFGMQQQQLPPHERPLMNGCEDKWSWNKRDRSKEVWLSGANNRKVHFHPNWSKGTAGIRGTRVLNNGRYYWEISVSQRVFGTSMMFGIGTKKARLHVNMFTNLLGEDRNGWGLSHKGLLWHGGIARNYTKRFKENQATKVGILFDGIAGTLTYYKDDVCLGVAFRGLNEIREPLYPIVCSTAAKTEMILTETRRDFVNLQDRCRAVIIKHINTQEKLDRLALPYCIKNYLAEAVTDSAASTQMRPLELHMTEQYLL; from the exons ATGAGTACTAGACCACTGTCCCCACGGTCGGTGAGCAGTCGGGTTCGTAGCAGTCGCTGCACACTGCTGTTCACCTCGTCCATGTCGTCGGTCCATGCGTTTGAACAGCACCCCAACGACGCACTCATGACTATCAACGAGAATCgcaatgctgctgcggttggtgGCGCTGGAAACGGAAACCATGGCCACGACACAAGCGATACATCTTCcacctcctcgtcctcttcgtcgtcgtcgtcgtcgggctCGGAATCGGGAACGTTCGAGCAGTACACCGGAACGGGATCTGGGGcaggagttggtggtggctcaCCGTCATCGGTGGCGAGTCATGGCCATCAGCAGCGTAATTCGATGGATCAGTCGGCGGACAGCAGTACGCTCGAGCAGGTTAACAACAATGCAGCCTTcgggatgcagcagcagcagttgccacCCCACGAGCGGCCACTAATGAACGGGTGCGAGGACAAGTGGAGCTGGAACAAGCGGGATCGCTCGAAGGAGGTTTGGCTAAGCGGGGCCAACAACCGGAAAGTGCACTTCCATCCCAACTGGAGCAAGGGGACGGCCGGGATCCGTGGTACGCGGGTGCTCAACAATGGCCGCTACTACTGGGAGATCAGCGTGTCCCAGCGTGTATTCGGTACGAG CATGATGTTTGGCATTGGCACGAAAAAGGCCCGGCTGCACGTGAACATGTTCACCAATTTGCTGGGCGAGGACCGGAACGGTTGGGGACTGTCGCACAAGGGACTGCTGTGGCACGGTGGCATCGCTCGGAACTACACGAAGCGCTTCAAGGAAAACCAAGCGACCAAGGTCGGCATCCTGTTCGATGGGATTGCCGGCACATTAACGTACTACAAGGACGATGTCTGTCTGGGAGTGGCGTTCCGTGGGTTAAACGAG ATCCGTGAGCCACTGTACCCGATCGTTTGCTCGACCGCAGCCAAAACGGAAATGATTCTCACAGAGACACGGCGTGACTTTGTGAACCTGCAGGACCGTTGCCGGGCCGTCATCATCAAGCACATCAACACGCAGGAGAAGCTCGATCGGCTCGCCCTACCGTACTGCATCAAGAACTATCTGGCCGAAGCGGTGACGGACAGTGCGGCGTCGACGCAGATGCGACCCCTAGAGCTGCACATGACGGAACAGTATCTGCTCTAG
- the LOC126570299 gene encoding eukaryotic translation initiation factor 3 subunit H — translation MASRGVNRRTQPVDNTISYVQCDGLAAMKMVKHCHEESLNNMEVAQGALLGLVVDDRLEITNCFPFPKSDETIDEEEYQLNMMRRLRHVNVDHFHVGWYQSADVGNFLSNTLLESQYHYQTSIEESVVVIYDTQKSARGFLTLKAYRLTPQAIAMYKERDFTPEALRNLKVGYENLFVEIPIVIKNSALCNIMMSELTEMVPEEEGTHFLDLGTASVLENHLRCMMDRVDELNHEATKFNKYQQAAIRQEQEKHRMLAKHAQENAARIAKGETAVPEDEINKLFRPIPVPTRLNPMIVSGQINTYAQHISQFCSQSLAKLYMTQALQNAKDNKS, via the exons ATGGCAAGCCGTGGAGTGAATCGCCGCACGCAACCCGTGGATAATACCATCTCCTACGTCCAGTGCGATGGCCTG GCGGcgatgaaaatggtgaaacatTGCCATGAAGAATCGCTGAATAACATGGAGGTGGCGCAGGGCGCGCTCCTCGGCCTGGTGGTCGATGATCGGCTCGAGATTACGAACTGTTTCCCGTTCCCCAAGTCGGACGAGACGATCGACGAGGAGGAGTACCAGCTGAACATGATGCGCCGGCTGCGGCACGTTAACGTGGACCACTTCCACGTCGGCTGGTACCAGAGCGCGGATGTGGGCAACTTCCTGTCCAATACGCTGCTCGAGTCGCAGTATCACTACCAGACCAGCATCGAGGAGTCGGTGGTCGTGATTTACGATACGCAGAAGTCGGCCCGTGGCTTCCTGACGCTCAAGGCGTACCGTCTGACACCGCAGGCGATCGCCATGTACAAGGAGCGCGATTTCACGCCGGAAGCGCTGCGCAATCTGAAGGTCGGCTACGAGAACCTGTTCGTGGAGATCCCGATCGTCATCAAGAACTCGGCTCTGTGCAACATCATGATGTCGGAGCTGACGGAGATGGtgccggaggaggagggaacGCACTTTCTCGATCTCGGTACGGCCTCGGTGCTGGAGAACCATCTGCGCTGCATGATGGATCGGGTGGACGAGCTGAACCATGAGGCCACCAAGTTCAACAAGTACCAGCAGGCGGCGATCcggcaggagcaggagaagcacCGCATGCTGGCCAAGCACGCGCAGGAGAATGCGGCCCGTATCGCCAAGGGTGAGACGGCCGTACCGGAGGATGAGATTAACAAGCTGTTCCGTCCGATTCCGGTGCCGACACGGCTCAATCCGATGATCGTTTCGGGACAGATCAACACGTACGCTCAGCACATCTCTCAGTTCTGTTCGCAATCGCTCGCCAAGCTGTACATGACGCAGGCGCTCCAGAATGCCAAGGATAACAAATCATAA
- the LOC126571886 gene encoding ankyrin repeat domain-containing protein 39, whose translation MVHGGAGGNGAGCHGHQHHQCSAKGGASAVQSLDELDFDRGIWSAAMNNECDRLRTLIARGHLHDRDSCGYTALHYAARHGHLEVCRLLLTAGLGVDEVTNGGVTALQRAAMMGRDAIVDMLLVNGSNAAHRDADGRTALHRAAEGGHLRCCQLLVAHRAELRQIEDERHQKPFDLVRDHAPDRDQLRCILKVPEVSVTSSTSS comes from the exons ATGGTACACGGTGGGGCAGGCGGTAACGGAGCCGGTTGCCATggacaccagcatcatcagtgtTCGGCGAAGGGCGGTGCCTCAGCTGTCCAGTCTCTAGATGAGCTGGATTTTGATCGCGGAATTTGGAGTGCCG CAATGAACAACGAGTGTGATCGATTGCGTACCTTGATCGCTCGAGGTCATCTACACGATCGGGATAGCTGCGGATACACGGCCCTTCACTATGCGGCTCGCCATGGACACCTGGAAGTCTGCCGTCTGCTGCTCACCGCCGGTCTCGGAGTGGATGAAGTCACAAATGGAGGAGTAACGGCCCTGCAGCGGGCAGCTATGATGG GACGCGATGCAATCGTCGATATGCTGCTGGTCAACGGTTCCAACGCGGCACACCGAGATGCTGACGGACGAACGGCATTACATCGTGCGGCTGAAGGGGGTCATCTCcgctgctgccagctgctggtaGCACATCGTGCAGAGCTGCGTCAGATCGAAGATGaacgccaccaaaaaccgttcGATCTTGTACGAGATCATGCCCCTGATCGAGATCAGCTGAGGTGCATACTCAAGGTGCCCGAGGTCAGTGTCACCAGTTCTACCAGTTCTTAA
- the LOC126571887 gene encoding uncharacterized protein LOC126571887 isoform X2, protein MPYILIRGNLASYGHKHPFRVLVSGLKAADIEQLNRFPCGGYSDESTVVYLQHPCVILTALEVLGYRVVASSSTAVKQDYNEYMWTMRKEFSDPEPYLGDTSSVSLIERDNLANSGREGNCVGAKNSKIDLPE, encoded by the exons ATGCCATACATTCTTATACGTGGCAATCTTGCCTCCTACGGTCACAAGCATCCGTTCCGAGTGCTGGTGTCGGGACTGAAAG CGGCCGATATTGAACAGCTAAACCGGTTTCCCTGCGGTGGCTATAGCGATGAGTCCACCGTCGTTTATCTGCAGCATCCGTGCGTGATACTGACCGCGTTGGAG GTCCTCGGTTACCGGGTGGTAGCCTCCTCATCAACCGCGGTCAAGCAGGACTACAACGAGTACATGTGGACGATGCGGAAGGAGTTTAGCGATCCGGAACCGTACCTGGGCGACACCTCCTCGGTTTCGCTGATCGAGCGCGACAATCTGGCCAACAGTGGGCGCGAGGGAAACTGCGTTGGGgcaaaaaacagcaaaatcgATCTACCGGAGTAG
- the LOC126571887 gene encoding uncharacterized protein LOC126571887 isoform X1 codes for MQPDRFSMPYILIRGNLASYGHKHPFRVLVSGLKAADIEQLNRFPCGGYSDESTVVYLQHPCVILTALEVLGYRVVASSSTAVKQDYNEYMWTMRKEFSDPEPYLGDTSSVSLIERDNLANSGREGNCVGAKNSKIDLPE; via the exons ATG CAACCAGACCGATTCTCGATGCCATACATTCTTATACGTGGCAATCTTGCCTCCTACGGTCACAAGCATCCGTTCCGAGTGCTGGTGTCGGGACTGAAAG CGGCCGATATTGAACAGCTAAACCGGTTTCCCTGCGGTGGCTATAGCGATGAGTCCACCGTCGTTTATCTGCAGCATCCGTGCGTGATACTGACCGCGTTGGAG GTCCTCGGTTACCGGGTGGTAGCCTCCTCATCAACCGCGGTCAAGCAGGACTACAACGAGTACATGTGGACGATGCGGAAGGAGTTTAGCGATCCGGAACCGTACCTGGGCGACACCTCCTCGGTTTCGCTGATCGAGCGCGACAATCTGGCCAACAGTGGGCGCGAGGGAAACTGCGTTGGGgcaaaaaacagcaaaatcgATCTACCGGAGTAG